In Paenibacillus hexagrammi, the following are encoded in one genomic region:
- a CDS encoding flagellar motor protein: MDLTTILGLVLGLAGLIGGYMWDGGHLGSLFIPSAMLIVFGGTFGAVAVSFPGRILTKVPQALRIAFMKTESDPSHTIEEIVDMATVARREGVLALEQRAQEHANPFLKEGLMMVVDGTDPELARQILELEMDAIEHEKENMSKIFESAGGYAPTMGIIGTVMGLIHVLGNLDDPSSLGPAIAVAFTATLYGVMSANLIYLPIANKIKLRSKEETSEMELMLEGILALQAGENPQLIKKKLNSFLHDKMSKGTSREAGGSYAEEA; this comes from the coding sequence ATGGACTTAACAACGATTTTAGGGCTTGTATTGGGCCTGGCAGGTTTAATCGGAGGCTATATGTGGGACGGCGGGCACCTTGGATCTCTATTCATCCCCAGTGCCATGCTGATCGTGTTCGGAGGCACGTTTGGTGCGGTTGCGGTCAGCTTCCCCGGACGTATACTCACGAAAGTACCTCAAGCGCTGCGAATTGCCTTCATGAAAACAGAAAGCGATCCCTCCCACACGATAGAAGAAATTGTGGACATGGCCACCGTCGCTAGACGGGAAGGGGTTCTGGCCCTTGAGCAAAGAGCCCAGGAGCATGCCAATCCATTTCTTAAAGAAGGGCTTATGATGGTCGTAGACGGAACTGATCCCGAACTAGCTCGACAAATTCTAGAGCTGGAGATGGATGCTATCGAGCATGAGAAAGAGAACATGTCAAAAATATTTGAATCGGCAGGCGGTTATGCACCTACAATGGGCATTATCGGCACGGTCATGGGACTGATTCACGTACTCGGTAATCTTGACGATCCCTCCAGTCTCGGACCCGCTATTGCGGTCGCATTCACAGCTACTCTATACGGCGTTATGAGCGCCAACTTGATCTACCTGCCTATCGCAAATAAAATCAAGCTCCGCAGCAAGGAGGAAACGTCCGAAATGGAGCTGATGCTGGAAGGCATTCTCGCATTGCAAGCCGGTGAAAATCCTCAACTGATCAAGAAGAAACTAAACTCCTTCCTTCACGATAAGATGTCGAAAGGAACGTCCCGAGAGGCAGGTGGAAGCTATGCCGAGGAGGCGTAA
- a CDS encoding flagellar motor protein MotB, whose amino-acid sequence MPRRRKKQEEHVNHERWLITYADLITLLLVFFIIMYAMSKLDVQKYSVLAQALNLQFQKADSILDQGRGISGQMTPTQGDADTKDTEEPKQDNAVQPEPTPAPTPEPTEAPKASEKEKKEKELQDLLQQVQTYITDQNLEADVSAVDTNRGVAITLNDLFLFDLGKADLKPASYPILQKLASLFPTLQSKVSIEGHTDDIPLATGSPYKDNWGLSFARSLSVLRYFSDTAGIDEHKFVATAYADTMPRASNDSDANRAKNRRVEIIVLREDLTPSLPKDPASP is encoded by the coding sequence ATGCCGAGGAGGCGTAAAAAACAGGAGGAACACGTCAACCATGAGCGTTGGCTCATCACCTACGCCGATTTGATTACGCTGCTTCTTGTATTCTTCATCATTATGTACGCCATGAGTAAACTCGATGTTCAAAAGTATTCCGTTCTAGCTCAGGCGCTAAACCTGCAATTTCAAAAAGCCGACTCGATCCTTGACCAAGGCCGGGGCATCAGCGGGCAAATGACCCCTACACAAGGTGATGCCGACACAAAGGACACAGAAGAGCCCAAACAAGATAATGCGGTGCAGCCGGAACCGACACCTGCACCGACGCCCGAGCCCACGGAGGCTCCTAAGGCTTCCGAGAAGGAAAAGAAAGAAAAGGAGCTTCAAGATCTCCTACAGCAGGTTCAAACGTACATCACAGATCAAAACTTAGAGGCCGATGTTTCCGCTGTCGACACCAATCGCGGCGTCGCCATTACCCTGAACGATTTGTTCCTGTTTGATCTGGGCAAAGCCGATCTCAAGCCTGCTTCGTACCCGATTCTGCAAAAGCTGGCTTCCCTATTTCCAACCTTGCAATCCAAGGTCAGCATCGAAGGCCATACAGACGATATCCCGCTTGCGACGGGCTCTCCTTACAAGGACAACTGGGGACTCTCCTTCGCCCGATCTCTCTCCGTGCTCCGCTATTTCAGCGACACGGCAGGGATCGATGAGCATAAATTCGTAGCTACCGCCTATGCCGATACCATGCCTAGAGCCAGCAATGACAGCGATGCGAACCGCGCCAAGAATCGACGTGTGGAAATTATCGTACTGCGTGAAGATCTGACCCCGAGCCTGCCAAAAGACCCTGCTTCTCCTTGA
- a CDS encoding PDZ domain-containing protein, whose protein sequence is MEFAVPLLERFLHAIVQLLINPFYYIGVVFILLQYRKQVQLERKLFHTKLHSLLDETWRTLLWGWACGMAASIVMMFIGVSVAAETIMLLWVTSLVLLLFRVRFLCFAYAAGILGIAHSILSWLPNRAELEGSAPMVQWLGQVDVPSLLVIAAVLHPLESFLVGMQGARMASPLFLEGKRGKIVGGYQLQGFWPVPMFLLVPFSGGSTESLPWGTMLHADWSAGWSLLAFPVMIGFTELTISKLPKAQTKLSASLLAVYGIVTLLLAWGAALWTPLIMVSSLLTLLLHEALIRYSQWRELKQVPFFVHGSRGLMVLAVIPKSPAEEMGILAGETISKVNGHAVANKADLHAAIRINSAFCKLEVLDQRGEVRFMQRAIFSGDHHQLGIILAPDQQALYYMEHKPQHLFSYLRGKLTGVSSNQSGKPM, encoded by the coding sequence ATGGAATTTGCGGTACCGTTATTGGAACGATTCTTGCATGCCATTGTACAGTTGTTGATCAACCCTTTTTACTATATAGGCGTTGTGTTTATCCTGCTTCAATACCGGAAACAGGTGCAGTTAGAGCGAAAGCTGTTTCATACGAAGCTGCACTCCCTCTTGGACGAGACATGGCGAACGTTGCTTTGGGGCTGGGCCTGCGGTATGGCAGCATCAATCGTCATGATGTTCATCGGCGTCAGTGTAGCAGCTGAAACGATCATGCTGCTGTGGGTTACTTCCCTCGTGCTGTTGTTATTTCGCGTCCGCTTTCTGTGCTTCGCCTATGCGGCTGGCATACTGGGGATTGCCCACTCCATTTTGTCATGGCTTCCTAACCGGGCAGAGCTGGAAGGGAGCGCTCCAATGGTTCAGTGGTTAGGGCAAGTGGATGTCCCCTCACTCCTGGTCATTGCAGCTGTGCTTCACCCTCTGGAGAGCTTCTTAGTGGGGATGCAAGGAGCAAGAATGGCAAGTCCTCTTTTCCTGGAAGGCAAGAGAGGCAAAATCGTTGGAGGCTACCAGCTGCAAGGCTTCTGGCCGGTGCCGATGTTTTTACTGGTGCCGTTCTCCGGCGGAAGCACGGAATCGCTGCCTTGGGGAACGATGCTGCATGCAGATTGGAGTGCGGGCTGGAGTCTGCTGGCTTTTCCTGTCATGATCGGATTCACCGAGCTGACGATTTCCAAGCTGCCGAAGGCTCAAACCAAGCTAAGTGCGAGCCTGCTTGCTGTATATGGCATCGTTACTTTACTACTTGCCTGGGGTGCCGCCCTGTGGACGCCGCTTATCATGGTCTCTTCCCTACTGACCTTGCTTCTGCATGAAGCCTTAATCAGATACAGTCAGTGGCGGGAATTAAAGCAGGTTCCGTTCTTCGTGCACGGTTCCCGCGGGCTTATGGTGCTGGCTGTCATTCCTAAGAGTCCTGCTGAGGAAATGGGGATTCTTGCAGGTGAGACGATTTCGAAGGTAAATGGTCATGCGGTTGCTAATAAGGCGGACCTTCATGCGGCTATTCGCATAAATTCTGCTTTTTGCAAGTTAGAGGTGCTTGATCAGCGAGGAGAGGTACGATTTATGCAGCGTGCTATTTTCTCTGGAGACCATCACCAGCTAGGGATTATCCTGGCACCTGACCAACAAGCTCTCTATTATATGGAGCACAAGCCGCAACATTTGTTTTCCTACTTGCGCGGCAAGCTGACCGGCGTATCATCCAATCAATCGGGGAAGCCGATGTGA
- a CDS encoding S41 family peptidase, with amino-acid sequence MQFKGRTVLVFVMLSVIASSMVTLTFANPSILPLWGDKPAGSSAAAASAASGLTNKDLSKIATTYQLIESKFLKQTDHDTVVNGAINGMLESLEDPFTVYMDQNEAKQFDESITSSFQGIGAEVSSEDGKFVIVSPIKGSPAEKAGIQAHDVIVSVNGEKLDGLTLNQAVMKIRGPKGTQAKLDIVRQGVGDPIQVIVVRDDIDVETVYAEMLPDKIGKIEIRQFSSNTATRFAEELKNLEDQGMKGLVIDVRNDPGGLLNVVVDIVNPFVKDGKPIVQVENRDGKREPTPSTGKGKDYPITVLVNKGSASASEILAGAFQEAVGSKIVGETSYGKGTVQVTFEKEMGDGSNIKMTVYKWLTPNGNWIHKKGIQPDIAVDQPAYFKAAPLSKKSVIKPDTTSDDVENMQLMLSGLGFAPDRTDGYFSDKTAQSLKAFQRVNGLPMTGEVDTDTANKLEKAILTEIRDPKNDLQLKAAVAELQKELAK; translated from the coding sequence GTGCAGTTTAAAGGAAGAACGGTATTAGTATTCGTCATGCTATCGGTGATTGCGAGCAGCATGGTCACGTTAACATTTGCGAACCCATCGATACTTCCTCTGTGGGGAGACAAGCCGGCGGGGAGCTCTGCGGCTGCGGCTTCAGCAGCAAGTGGGCTGACGAATAAGGATTTGAGCAAAATCGCAACAACGTACCAGTTAATCGAGAGCAAGTTTTTGAAACAGACGGATCATGACACGGTCGTGAATGGAGCTATCAACGGCATGCTGGAGTCGCTCGAAGATCCTTTTACCGTGTACATGGATCAGAACGAAGCCAAGCAATTTGATGAAAGTATTACTTCTTCCTTTCAAGGAATAGGAGCGGAAGTATCCTCCGAGGATGGGAAGTTTGTCATTGTATCCCCAATTAAAGGCTCGCCGGCGGAAAAGGCAGGCATTCAAGCGCACGATGTGATCGTATCGGTGAATGGCGAGAAGCTGGATGGGCTGACGCTTAACCAAGCCGTTATGAAAATCCGCGGTCCAAAAGGGACGCAGGCGAAGCTGGATATTGTGCGACAAGGCGTAGGCGATCCGATACAGGTTATTGTCGTCCGCGACGATATTGATGTCGAGACGGTGTATGCCGAGATGCTGCCGGATAAAATCGGGAAAATCGAGATTCGTCAATTCTCCTCCAACACGGCTACCCGTTTTGCAGAAGAGCTGAAGAACCTTGAAGATCAAGGCATGAAGGGTCTTGTGATCGATGTGCGGAATGACCCGGGCGGTCTCTTGAACGTCGTTGTAGATATCGTGAATCCGTTCGTGAAGGACGGCAAACCGATCGTTCAGGTGGAGAACCGCGACGGTAAGCGCGAACCGACGCCTTCTACCGGCAAAGGTAAGGATTATCCGATTACGGTGCTTGTGAATAAAGGCAGCGCGAGCGCTTCTGAGATTCTGGCTGGGGCCTTCCAAGAGGCTGTGGGCAGTAAGATTGTTGGTGAAACCTCCTACGGCAAAGGGACCGTTCAGGTTACCTTCGAGAAGGAAATGGGCGACGGCAGTAATATCAAGATGACCGTGTACAAATGGCTGACGCCAAACGGCAACTGGATTCATAAGAAGGGTATCCAGCCTGATATTGCCGTAGACCAGCCAGCGTACTTCAAAGCGGCTCCTCTTTCTAAGAAATCGGTAATTAAGCCTGACACAACTAGCGATGATGTGGAAAATATGCAACTGATGCTGTCTGGACTTGGCTTCGCGCCGGATCGGACAGATGGCTACTTCAGTGACAAAACGGCACAGTCCCTCAAAGCATTCCAGCGAGTAAACGGGCTGCCGATGACTGGTGAAGTAGACACGGATACGGCGAATAAGCTGGAGAAAGCCATTCTCACAGAGATTCGCGATCCGAAGAATGATCTGCAATTAAAAGCTGCCGTAGCAGAATTGCAAAAGGAACTAGCGAAATAA
- a CDS encoding M23 family metallopeptidase, translated as MGSTGQSTGNHLHFEVRINEKPVDPKPYLR; from the coding sequence GTGGGCTCCACGGGGCAATCGACCGGCAACCATTTGCATTTTGAAGTGAGAATCAATGAGAAGCCTGTAGATCCCAAACCCTACTTAAGATAG
- a CDS encoding murein hydrolase activator EnvC family protein, with product MKKKMLPTLLTLGIVSSLMVPYAGYAASATEKIDQQLSQLKKKKAEIQQKANNAQHQIVKVQNEKEQTTKDIKTLLAQVDEASKTLSDLNTQIDDVSDQLEDNVKLLDEAEGRVESRDQMLKSRLRLMYMNGFVSYMDVLMSATSFSDFLNRLEALKSIVNQDKEILEANKKDRDTVEQKKIETEQQLEEVKGLYAKADTARDELQAKEKEKEVRIASLSKQEKELEEISEDSEDQIIQLAKQESALQAKKRAAANAKSPFTYSGGKFGYPLATQATLTSDFVMRINPVTGKSENHKGIDLAVPKGTEIRAAENGSVIYASWMSGYGNCVIIDHGNGVWTLYGHIMNDGIYVKKGDTVKRGQKNCGRGLHGAIDRQPFAF from the coding sequence TTGAAGAAAAAGATGTTGCCCACGTTGCTAACACTTGGAATTGTAAGCAGCCTTATGGTTCCATACGCTGGCTACGCCGCATCAGCAACGGAAAAGATCGACCAGCAGCTGTCTCAACTGAAGAAGAAAAAAGCGGAAATTCAACAGAAGGCGAACAATGCCCAACATCAAATTGTGAAAGTACAGAATGAAAAAGAGCAAACCACGAAAGACATCAAGACCTTACTTGCGCAAGTAGATGAAGCCAGTAAAACGCTGTCTGATTTGAACACACAGATTGACGATGTATCCGACCAATTGGAAGATAACGTCAAGCTGCTTGATGAAGCGGAAGGCAGGGTGGAGAGCCGGGACCAGATGCTGAAATCCCGCCTTCGGCTGATGTATATGAACGGGTTTGTTTCGTATATGGATGTGCTGATGAGCGCGACGAGCTTCTCTGATTTCTTGAACCGTCTGGAAGCCCTCAAGTCGATCGTGAACCAGGACAAAGAAATCCTGGAAGCGAATAAGAAGGACCGCGATACGGTGGAGCAAAAGAAAATCGAGACGGAGCAGCAGCTGGAAGAGGTCAAAGGCCTCTATGCCAAAGCGGATACAGCCCGCGACGAGCTTCAAGCAAAGGAAAAAGAAAAAGAAGTGAGAATCGCTTCGCTCAGTAAGCAGGAGAAAGAACTCGAGGAAATTTCCGAGGATAGCGAAGATCAGATCATTCAATTGGCTAAGCAGGAATCAGCACTGCAAGCCAAAAAGCGCGCTGCGGCAAATGCGAAGTCACCATTTACTTACTCTGGAGGCAAGTTCGGATATCCGCTGGCAACCCAGGCTACACTGACATCCGATTTTGTTATGAGGATTAATCCAGTTACAGGCAAATCAGAGAACCACAAGGGGATTGATTTGGCTGTGCCGAAGGGGACGGAAATCCGGGCGGCAGAGAATGGCTCCGTGATCTATGCTTCATGGATGAGCGGTTATGGGAATTGCGTTATTATTGATCATGGCAACGGAGTTTGGACTTTATACGGTCATATTATGAATGACGGCATTTATGTGAAGAAGGGCGATACGGTCAAGCGCGGTCAAAAAAATTGCGGGCGTGGGCTCCACGGGGCAATCGACCGGCAACCATTTGCATTTTGA
- the ftsX gene encoding permease-like cell division protein FtsX yields the protein MKISTAARHFREGTRNIIRNGWMTFASISSIAISLFILGIFVLITLNVNDITGQIEKQVEINVYLEVNTPQDQVALLQSQITGIPEVKSVKFVSKEEGLIYLRDKLGESGKALLEGFEGENNPLNDAFTVEVDDPHHVAAVADKISALNLGKDPKPIYKVNYGKGTVETLFKVTEVIRWVGFGIVILLSFTAVFLIANTIKITILARRKEIAIMKLVGATNSFIRWPFFIEGALLGFIGSIIPILIILGGYWKLLNTGSIDLSMLMIKLTPFEQIAPTLTLLLLGIGMVIGIWGSLISVRKFLRV from the coding sequence ATGAAGATTAGCACGGCCGCTCGTCATTTCCGTGAGGGTACGCGCAACATTATCCGCAATGGGTGGATGACATTTGCTTCAATCAGCTCGATTGCTATTTCCTTGTTTATATTGGGGATTTTCGTTTTGATCACGCTCAATGTCAATGACATCACGGGTCAGATTGAGAAGCAGGTCGAGATTAACGTCTATCTGGAAGTGAATACGCCTCAAGATCAGGTAGCTTTGCTGCAAAGCCAAATCACGGGCATTCCTGAAGTGAAATCGGTCAAGTTCGTCTCGAAAGAAGAAGGGCTTATTTATTTGAGGGATAAGCTTGGCGAGAGCGGTAAAGCGCTGCTGGAAGGCTTTGAAGGGGAGAACAATCCGCTGAACGACGCATTCACGGTTGAAGTGGATGATCCGCATCATGTCGCGGCGGTTGCCGATAAAATTAGTGCGCTCAATCTGGGCAAAGATCCAAAGCCGATCTATAAAGTCAACTACGGCAAGGGCACGGTTGAAACCTTATTTAAGGTGACAGAGGTGATCCGCTGGGTAGGCTTCGGCATCGTGATTCTGCTTTCCTTTACCGCTGTTTTCTTGATTGCCAATACGATCAAAATTACCATTCTGGCGCGCCGCAAGGAAATCGCCATTATGAAGCTCGTAGGGGCAACCAATTCATTTATACGTTGGCCATTTTTCATAGAAGGAGCTTTGCTTGGTTTTATAGGTTCTATTATTCCCATCCTTATTATCTTGGGAGGGTACTGGAAGCTGTTAAATACAGGCTCCATCGATCTGAGCATGCTGATGATTAAGCTGACGCCGTTTGAACAGATTGCTCCTACCCTTACCCTGCTGCTCCTTGGCATTGGTATGGTGATCGGGATCTGGGGAAGCTTGATTTCGGTACGTAAGTTTTTGCGTGTGTAA
- the ftsE gene encoding cell division ATP-binding protein FtsE produces MIEMQDVWKTYSNGTHALRGIDIKVDRNEFVYVVGPSGAGKSTFMKLMYREEKPTKGQIFVNGFNLEKLKQRKIPYVRRNIGVIFQDYRLLPKLSVYDNVAFAMEVIEAPKKQIKKRTMEVLELVKLKDKALSLPTQLSGGEQQRVAIARAIVNNPSVIIADEPTGNLDPDTSWGIMKLMEEINFRGTTIVMATHNKEIVNTMRKRVIAIEKGVIARDEQRGEYGYED; encoded by the coding sequence GTGATCGAAATGCAGGACGTATGGAAAACATACTCCAACGGCACTCATGCATTGCGAGGTATTGATATAAAGGTGGACCGCAATGAGTTCGTTTATGTGGTAGGTCCGTCCGGTGCAGGTAAGTCGACATTTATGAAATTAATGTATAGAGAAGAAAAGCCGACCAAGGGTCAAATCTTTGTGAACGGCTTTAACCTGGAGAAGCTGAAGCAGCGCAAAATTCCTTATGTACGCCGTAATATCGGCGTTATTTTTCAGGATTATCGTCTGCTGCCGAAACTGAGTGTCTATGACAATGTCGCTTTCGCTATGGAAGTCATCGAGGCTCCGAAGAAGCAGATCAAGAAGCGGACCATGGAAGTGTTGGAACTCGTGAAGCTCAAGGACAAGGCGCTTTCACTGCCGACCCAATTATCCGGGGGCGAACAGCAACGGGTGGCTATTGCCCGGGCAATAGTGAACAATCCATCCGTCATTATCGCCGATGAACCGACAGGAAATTTGGACCCCGATACCTCTTGGGGCATTATGAAGCTGATGGAGGAAATTAATTTCCGCGGCACGACAATCGTTATGGCCACACACAACAAAGAAATCGTCAACACGATGCGCAAACGGGTTATTGCGATAGAGAAAGGCGTCATCGCTCGTGACGAGCAGCGGGGGGAATACGGCTATGAAGATTAG
- a CDS encoding RCC1 domain-containing protein, producing MKPTKRSFITVKKGRVLWIATVLSLTLGSHTFADSPRIESNKNPAYAISSSDYHNVVTSSEGKVWYWGNVADRDTVVTQGEYGPEYKLKERDNKPEVMNNLEGIAAVSAQYGNGDVILKKDGTVWSWGRKLNDITGKSEFPAPQKIEGLNHITKISTDYLNAALDQDGTVWVWFPYPYTNNVTRIENIQKAKDISVGHGKLHILKSDGTVWEWSGYTNDRQNESYQAVQMKELTHVTALSSGHSDHYFVIKKDGTVWGWGNNGFGSLGLKGIDTVTKPSLIKDLQQVSSITTNDWTTVIVKKDGTAWILGAKIESESPVWNTTPEQIEGLQKVSAVTLGYNHALAVTMDGKLFAWGQNQAGQLGDATFKKSATPLPVKLQ from the coding sequence GTGAAGCCAACCAAACGAAGCTTTATTACTGTAAAGAAAGGGCGAGTATTATGGATTGCAACCGTTTTGTCGCTAACCCTCGGAAGTCATACATTCGCAGACTCACCGCGCATTGAATCGAACAAAAATCCTGCGTATGCAATAAGCTCCTCTGATTATCACAATGTTGTCACTAGTTCGGAGGGGAAGGTTTGGTACTGGGGCAATGTAGCTGATCGTGATACGGTGGTTACGCAAGGCGAATATGGACCGGAGTATAAGTTAAAAGAAAGAGACAATAAACCGGAAGTAATGAACAACTTGGAAGGAATCGCCGCTGTATCTGCGCAATATGGAAATGGAGACGTCATACTCAAAAAAGACGGAACTGTATGGAGCTGGGGAAGGAAATTAAATGATATTACAGGGAAATCTGAGTTTCCTGCGCCTCAAAAAATTGAGGGATTAAACCATATTACTAAAATCTCAACCGACTATTTGAACGCTGCATTAGATCAAGACGGAACCGTGTGGGTCTGGTTTCCATATCCGTATACTAACAATGTGACCCGAATTGAAAATATTCAGAAAGCTAAAGATATTTCCGTTGGGCACGGCAAACTGCATATTTTAAAAAGTGATGGAACTGTATGGGAGTGGTCAGGCTATACGAACGACCGTCAAAATGAGAGCTACCAAGCAGTACAAATGAAGGAACTCACTCATGTTACTGCACTTTCCTCAGGTCATTCGGATCATTATTTTGTCATAAAGAAAGACGGAACCGTATGGGGCTGGGGAAACAACGGCTTCGGCTCCCTCGGCTTAAAGGGGATTGATACTGTCACTAAGCCTTCTCTAATTAAAGACTTGCAGCAGGTTTCCTCCATCACAACCAATGATTGGACTACGGTCATAGTGAAGAAAGATGGGACGGCATGGATTCTAGGCGCGAAGATTGAAAGTGAAAGCCCAGTTTGGAATACAACTCCTGAACAAATTGAAGGGTTACAGAAAGTATCTGCTGTCACTCTAGGATATAATCATGCTCTAGCTGTTACGATGGACGGCAAACTGTTTGCATGGGGGCAAAATCAAGCCGGACAGCTCGGAGATGCCACCTTTAAGAAAAGCGCTACACCCCTACCTGTCAAACTTCAGTAG
- a CDS encoding peptidoglycan binding domain-containing protein produces MLSNSVYLTPARKILLLAAIVIVSASAAGGALYTYGSGQKLPSHFQVAGWNAGGMPHEVFEQQLEQRWRQISSLPVQLQSTNPEITGKTLSLEQLGIVLHREQVDRALQSLLHGSMANRISARWSLSHADLPMSASIDTNKLQAVIQQSWKEVYDHQPTAARRIVNPDDTIQYEPDRSVPRIDLVTLKKQLDSLIPPVTPGYMEQKTLQITIPLYEQPASVTVDSLKQQKIERKIAQFTTSFPPAERDGFTISDPLPQPSTICS; encoded by the coding sequence ATGTTGTCCAACTCCGTCTACTTAACGCCTGCTCGAAAAATATTACTGCTTGCAGCTATCGTCATCGTCAGTGCTAGCGCTGCAGGTGGCGCGCTTTATACCTATGGAAGCGGACAGAAGCTGCCCTCTCACTTTCAGGTTGCCGGCTGGAACGCTGGAGGAATGCCACACGAAGTCTTTGAACAGCAGTTAGAACAGAGATGGAGACAGATCTCTTCCCTTCCCGTTCAGCTTCAATCAACAAATCCAGAAATCACAGGAAAAACACTCTCTTTAGAGCAATTGGGCATTGTCCTACACAGAGAACAAGTTGATCGAGCCCTACAGAGCTTACTTCACGGATCTATGGCCAATCGGATTTCCGCCAGATGGTCGTTGAGTCATGCAGATCTTCCAATGTCCGCCTCTATCGACACCAACAAACTTCAAGCAGTCATTCAACAATCATGGAAGGAAGTCTACGATCATCAACCTACTGCTGCACGACGAATCGTCAATCCCGATGATACCATTCAATATGAACCTGACCGCAGTGTTCCTAGAATTGATCTAGTCACTTTGAAAAAACAGCTAGATTCCTTGATTCCACCCGTCACACCTGGGTACATGGAACAGAAAACACTTCAAATTACCATCCCTCTCTATGAGCAGCCGGCTAGTGTCACGGTTGACTCACTCAAGCAGCAAAAGATTGAACGAAAAATCGCTCAGTTCACAACATCGTTCCCCCCAGCGGAGAGGGACGGATTCACAATATCAGATCCACTGCCGCAACCATCCACGATCTGCTCTTAG
- a CDS encoding VanW family protein, protein MLLAPDDVFDYSKIIEQTEAHFGYKEAPVILNGKLVPGIGGGICQVSSTLYNAVLRSGLEIVERRNHSLPVSYVPLGQDATFASGYINFKFRNNTDSYLLIRTVTTGQNVTVKLFGHMSSSLTYEIESKIIATISPPVKYVHNPSLRRGTTRPISTGKAGYVVETYRYKKQDGVVVGKELISKDRYSPVPTLVAANTGDIKPDEGKPAEPGSPLLEDGVKGPTFR, encoded by the coding sequence CTGCTCTTAGCCCCAGATGATGTATTTGACTATAGTAAAATCATTGAGCAAACGGAAGCTCACTTCGGCTATAAAGAAGCTCCTGTCATTCTAAACGGAAAACTGGTGCCGGGCATTGGCGGAGGGATTTGCCAAGTGTCCTCTACGCTGTACAATGCCGTGCTGCGAAGCGGTCTTGAGATTGTCGAAAGGCGCAATCACTCGCTGCCCGTCAGCTACGTGCCGCTAGGCCAGGATGCGACTTTTGCAAGTGGGTATATTAATTTCAAGTTTCGGAACAACACGGACTCCTATCTGCTGATACGCACGGTCACGACAGGCCAGAATGTGACGGTCAAGTTGTTTGGCCATATGTCCTCCTCCCTGACTTATGAGATCGAATCCAAAATCATAGCGACGATATCGCCACCGGTCAAATACGTTCATAATCCGTCCTTGCGCCGCGGTACAACCAGACCGATCAGCACAGGAAAGGCGGGTTATGTCGTAGAGACCTATCGGTACAAAAAGCAAGACGGTGTAGTTGTGGGTAAGGAGCTGATCTCCAAGGATCGGTACTCTCCGGTCCCCACTCTTGTCGCCGCCAATACGGGCGATATCAAGCCCGATGAAGGAAAGCCCGCTGAGCCGGGCAGCCCGCTCCTGGAGGACGGCGTCAAAGGGCCTACTTTTCGATAG